The sequence below is a genomic window from Desulfomonile tiedjei.
TCAATATAACCCTTCTGCCCTTCCTTGAAGCCGGAGCGGCTCTTGATGAACGCGGGGGGATCGAGGACGATCACATCCCAGGTGTCGCGGCTCTTTTTCAGGAACTCCAGGGCGGATTCCCTGATGGCATAAAAATTCTGATCCAAGCCGTTAAGGGCCGCGTTCGAAACAGCTAAACTGAGCGCCCCTCGGGACGAATCCAACGCGACGACCTTATCCGCTCCTGATGCAGCAGCGTTTATGCCCCACGCCGCCGTATAGCAAAAGAGATCCAGGACATGTGCGCCCGGGAAAACATACTGTCTCACCAGAGATCTGTTGGATTCCTGGTCCAGATAGAAGCCGGTTTTCTGCCCGTTGGGAATATCCACCAGGAACTTCAATCCGTTGGACGCTATGGTGACCATGTCGGGAACAGATCCATGGGCCAGTTTCTTTTCCAGCGGTAATCCTTCCAGAGCCCTGACCGGCGCGTCGTTTCGCAGATAAATCCCCTCGGGAGACAGGACCTCTATGAGGGCTTCCAGCACTTCGTTCATAAGGCCGTCTATTCCCGCCGTCAGGCTCTGGACGGCCAAATACCTGGCGTAGCGGTCAACGATCAGGCCCGGCAGGAGGTCTCCTTCTCCGAACACCACCCGGTACGAGTCTCTTGAAGGAAAGATGCGTTTCCTCAGCTCCAGAGCCGACTCTATCTTGGTTCGAAAAAAGAGCGCGTCGATTTCCACTCTGCGGCGGGACAGGATGCGAGCGCATATCAGACTGGCCGGATTGGCATAGACCATACCGAGAAACTCACCGCCTGCATCGCGAAGTTCGTGAATCGACCCGGCCTCCAGTTCCGACACCGGCGGATGTCCTACTTCGTTGGAAAACACCCAGAGATGGCCTCTTCGAATTCGTCTGTCTGCATTTTTCTTCAGAGTTATCATGATAGCCCTTCTTCCTTCACCCCCAAGTGCCTTCTACGAATTCTTGATGCCGGTTAGGCATACCTGGCCGCACCTCTAAATAGCGGGATGTTGCGGAGGAAATTTTTCTGCAAGGAAGTATTTCGACTCGCACATGAAAAGAATTCATATCTGTCCGCTGGGCAGCTTCCGCTGCCAGCGGAAGCTGCCCAGCGGACAGATATAGAAGTTTTTGGAGAGGGGTGCGGGGAGGCCCTTTTTACAAAAAGGGCCTCCCCGCAATTGCGTCACTGCTTCTTCGGTTCTATACGTTCCATGCCGTTCATCAGGGGGCGGAGCACTTCGGGGATTGTAACGCTTCCGTCCTCGTTTTGGAAATTCTCCAGGATCGGGATCAGGATTCTTGGCGACGCGACCGCGGTATTATTCAGAGTGTGGCAGAATTGAGTCTTTCCGTTTTTCCCGCGCCAACGAATTTTCAGCCTTCGTGCCTGGAATTCGTGCAAAGTGGAACAGGAATGGGTCTCCGAGTATTTTTGGCGGCTCGGCATCCACGTCTCGATCTCATGTTTCAAGACCTGTCCTTGGCCTATTTCCGCGGTGCAGGCCAGTGCAACCCGATGCGGTAAACCTAGTGCCTGCATGATGGATTCCGCATTATTCAAAAGAAGCATATGTTCCTGCCGCGAAACTTCGGGGTCATTCACACAAATGATGACTTGTTCCACTTTGTTAAACTGGTGGAGGCGATAAAAGCCTCGAGTGTCCTTTCCGTAAGACCCGGCTTCCCTGCGGAAGCAAGACGAATAGCCGCAATAGTGCTTAGGAAGGTCTTTTTCGTTGAGAATTTCGTCCATATGGTAAGAGACCAGAGATACCTCGGATGTGCCGATCAAATACAGGTTATCCTTTTCCACAAAAAAGGTGTCTTCCTCGCCAAGTGGAAAAAAGCCCGTTCCTATCATGGCTTCCCGCCTCACCAGTTGAGGCACGATCATGGGCTGGAAGCCTTTGGAAAACAGATGATCGAGGGTGAATTTGAAAAGTGCGAATTCGAGCAGGGCACCTTCATTCTTCAGGAAGTACATGCGGGCACCCGCGAATTTGACCGCCCTGGCCATATCTACGATATCCAGGCTCTCGGCCAATTCCAGGTGATCCTTGGGCTGGAAGTCGAATTTCGCGGGCTTGCCGAAGGACCTCACCTCTACGTTGTCGTCGTCTGACTCGCCTTCCGGCACCTCCGGCAGCGGCGGATTCGGGACCATGAGCATCAGTCGCTCGAAGCGTTCCTCTGCCTCTCTGAGATTAGGCTCAACTTCGCTGAGTCCTTGCCGGATAGACTTGACCTGCGCCACTGCCCGGTCTTTTTCGTCTCCTTTGAGATTCGGGATCTCCTTTGACAGCCGATTGCGATCCGCGCGGAGCGTTTCCGCCTCAGCCTTGAGTTTCCTTAGCTCGTCGTCTACGGCAAGCAGCTCATCTACGTCCATTTTCATACGCTTCTTGCGTATGCCTTCCTTTATCAAGTCGGGATTGCTTCGGATGAAGGCGATGTCAAGCATAAGGAACTCCTTGGAATTTGCGCGGTTTATTTAATTCAGCTTTTGTCTTTAACATCTTTGGGCTTGAGGACCTGGACCCTTGACAGCGCCGACCTCAGGGCAGGGGAAGGGGGCGTCCAGTCTTTCCGCTCCATTTTCGCCGTCGGATCTTCGACCCCTTGCCCTTCAGGCTCTTTCTTGCTGAACTGTTCCTCTATGTAGGCCTTAAGCTCTTGCTGTTCTCGTGGAAGCATATCTGCATAAAGTCTCTCCAAAGTCTCCCTTTCGGTGCGGGTCATGGCTCCGGGACCTATCTTGCGGGAGGCTTCCAACCACTTGCGTTGTTTCTGAGTGAGTTGCGTTTCGTCCAACGTCGATCTCCTGACTTAACATGGCGAATTTCAACTTACCAACTCATTTCGACCGGTGCAAGCCGTTTCCGCCGTTATTTTGCAACCATTCGCTTACAGCGCTAAGGATTGTCATTGCGAGCGGAGCGAAGCAATCTCTACCTTTGGCCGTTGAGATTGCTTCGTCGCTTCACTCCTCGCAATGACACAGAACCGTCAATTTCCGCAGGTAAGTGAATCGTTGCCATATTTTCCGGTCCCTTCCTTTCCCTTGCCCCCCGGTGTTATTTTGACTATATTCCCTCGGAGTGTTGAACCGGAAGGATCAAATGAAATTGAAAGAGATCGCCATATTAGTCACCTTGGCCGCTTTATGTCTAACAACCGGATGCGGGCAGGCGCCGCAAGAATCGAAAACCACCGCGGGCAATCAGCAGACACCGCCGGCTGCAAAGAAGCAGTACGAGCCTGCTTACGGCGACATGATAATCCGTGGAAGCATAGGCGATGCCTCGGTTCTGCTTCCTGTGCTGGTTTCAGATTCCGCCAGCGGTGAAATTACAGGCCTCATCTATAATGGCCTGGTGAGATACGACAAGGACATCAAGCTCGAAGGCGACCTTGCCGAAAAATGGGACATATCCGACGACAAGCTCACCATCCGATTTTTTCTCAGAAAGGACGTGAAATGGCAGGATGGTACGCCATTTACCAGCAAGGACGTTGAATACACCTACAAATTGATAGTTGATCCAAAGACGCCGACAGCATACGCGACCGATTTTCTGAAAGTGAAGGAATTCCGAGTTCTGGACGACTACACCGTCGAGGTGACGTACGACAAGCCGTATGCGCCCGCGCTGGGCTCCTGGGGCCAGGCCATGCACCCCAGCCATCTGCTGGAAGGCAAGGATGTCACCCAGAGCCCATTGAAGAGACACCCGATCGGGACAGGCCCGTACAAGTTCGTTGAATGGAAGACCGGCGAAAAGATAATTCTTGACAGTTACCATGACTATTTCGAGGGTCGGCCGTACATTGACCGGGTTCTAACACGCACCATACCTGACCTGGCAACCATGTTTTTGGAACTCAAGGCGGGAAGAGTGGACCAAATGGGGCTAACCCCGCTTCAGTACACCAGGCAAACGGATTCGCAACTGTTTAAGGAGAATTTTGTCAAATACAAATATCTGGCCTTTGGATACAGCTACCTCGGGTACAATCTTCAGGATTGGAAATTCAAAGACAAGAAAGTGCGTCAGGCGCTCACAACCGCGATCAACAGGGAAAGCATAGTTAGTGGAGTTTTGTTCGGCCTCGGGAAGGTGACGGACACACCGTTCAAACCTGATACCATGTGGTACAATCATAACGTGAAGAAGTTCCCGTACGATCCCGAAAAAGCCAAGCAGATGTTCGCGGAAGCGGGATGGAAGGACACCGACGGAGACGGCATCCTCGACAAGGATGGAAAACCCTTTGAATTCACAATCCTCACCAACCACGGCAACGACATTCGCAAAAATGCCGCCACAATCATCCAGAACGATCTGAAAAAGGTCGGCATAAAGGTCCACATCCGCGTGATCGAGTGGGCTGCGTTCCTCAAGAACTTCATCAACAAGAGAAACTTTGAAGCCACCTTGCTCGGGTGGGGGATCGGGATTGATCCCAGCCAGATCGATATATGGAATTCGAAAAAAACGGGCGAGACGCAACTGAACTTTATCACCTATCAAAACCCGGAAGTGGACCAACTGTTGGATGACGGCGCTGCCACTTACGACCCTGAGGAGCGAAAGAAGTATTACGACAAATTCCAAGAGATAATCGCGGAGGATCAGCCGTACACTTTCCTCTTTGTCCAGGATTCCCTGCCGGTCACAAGTTCTCGGTTTCACGGGATTGAACCCGCGGCCGCAGGAATAATGTATAACTTCATAAAATGGTATGTTCCGAAGCCTCTTCAGAAGTACCACATCGAACCGTGAGGGCCTATGGGCTTTTACCTTCTGAAACGTCTCTTGCTTATGATACCGGTGCTGCTGGGGATCACCATAATATCGTTCACCGTCATGAAGGTCGCACCGGGCGATCCTGTCAGCCTTATTACGGACCTCAATCCGAATATGAACGAAGAGGCCATCAAGAGAATCCGTGCGCATTACGGGCTCGACGAACCTATGCACGTTCAATATCTCAAGTGGCTCAGGAACATGCTGATGCTGGATTTCGGCCGCTCCTTCGCTTCGGACAACCGGCCCGTTATAGACAAGATCCTGGAGCGCATTCCCATAACTCTACTGATAAACGCACTCTCGATGAGTTTGATTCTTATCGTGGCGATCCCGATAGGTGTCATGTCCGCGGTGAAGCAAGACTCGTTCTTTGATAAAGGGACCACTGTATTCGTATTCCTCGGTTTTGCCATCCCAACGTTCTGGCTTGCCCTTTTGCTCATGATTCTTTTCGGTGTGCAACTTAACTGGCTCCCCATCTCCGGGTTCCGCTCTTTGCATTACGCGGACCTCTCTTTTGCCGGACGAATCCTCGACATAGCAAAGCACCTGATTTTGCCGATATTTGTTTCCGGTTTCGGAGGATTGGCAGGGTATAGCCGGTACATGCGATCGAACATGTTGGAAGTGATTCGGCAAGACTACATCACCACAGCCCGCGCAAAGGGACTCGACGAGACCACGGTAATATTCAAACACGCGCTGCGAAACGCCCTGCTGCCTGTAATAACTCTCCTCGGGCTGTCCGTCCCCGGCCTGATAGGAGGAAGCGTCATTTTCGAGACCATTTTTTCGATTCCCGGAATGGGACAGCTTTTCTACCAATCCGTAATGATGAGGGATTACCCGACCATAATGGGCATTCTGGTAATCGGAGCGGTTCTGACACTCTTGGGGAACCTGCTGGCAGACCTCTTCTATTCCCTTGCGGACCCCAGGATCAGGGTCTCAGGGTGATGATGGGGTGAGGGTGAAACACCTTGAATTTCAGAACCACGATAAACGAGGAAACGCTCTTCAAGGAAGAGTAGGGGCAGGGCCTCCGTGCCGGTTCCGCGTCCGGCGGTATTTGGGCCAATTTCCGAAACGCTCGGATAAACAAGCGATCAGTTCGTCCAGAGAAGATAGCTAATGACTCTACTAGGAGATACCCTTCGCCGCCTCGCTAAGAACAAGATGGGCATGGTAGGGTTATTTGTTGTTGCCGCTCTTTTTTTTGTGGCCATCTTTGCCGGTAGCCTGGCGCCGTACGCGCCCGACCGTATCGACACCGCTCATATCCTTGCCCCTCCCACGTGGGACCATTACATGGGGACGGACATGCTGGGCCGGGACGTTCTTTCCAGAATCCTCTATGGCTCAGGGGTTTCCTTGAGTGTAGGCTTTGTGGCTGTCGGAATATCCACTCTGATCGGGGTGCTTCTGGGGTCTGTTTCCGGCTATTACGGTGGGCTATCCGACCGTGTCGTGATGCGGTTCGTGGATATCATGCTGTGCTTTCCGACGTTTTTCCTCATCCTGGCTGTGATTGCCTTCATCGGACCCAGCATATGGAACATAATGGTGGTCATCGGAGTGACTTCGTGGATGGGTGTGACCCGTCTGGTACGGGCAGAATTCCTCAGCATACGCGAACGCGATTACGTCCAGGCCGCGATTGCCCAGGGAGCGGGCGATCTCCGGATAATCTTCCTACACATTTTGCCTAACGCTATGGCACCGGTCCTTGTGGCCGCAACTCTCGGTGTCGCAGCGGCCGTGCTGGTCGAATCGAGCCTTTCGTTCCTCGGAATCGGGGTCCAGCCGCCCGACCCCTCCTGGGGCAATATGCTCACCGAAGGCAAAGACAACATAGAAATCGCATGGTGGCTGTCCGTCTTCCCCGGCGTGGCCATTTTCATAACCGTCATGGGCTATAACCTGCTCGGCGAAGCTATCCGCGACTCCCTCGACCCCCGCCTGCGACGGTGAAGGGGGTAGAGAAGAGAAGAGAAGAGAAGAGAAGAGAAGAGAAGGGAAGAGAAGAGAAGAGAAGAGAAGAAGAAAGAAGAAAAGAAAGGAATTGCGGGGGGAAACTTCTTTACAAAAAAGTTTCCCCCCGCACCCCCCTTCAAAAAACTTATGTGCGATTGTTTGGTATGGTTCCGAGGCTCCGACGCGGTGCCAACCGCATAAGAGCCGGCGCAGCCTGTTTCAATATACTCTGCGGTGACCGTCTCGAAGATTCAAAGCGCATTGAAATGTTTTTCAACCGCATATGAAGAAACCGAATACCTTTTTGATTGCTCAGCAACATCTGTTCAGGTCCTTGCCGGCTCAGGCGGCAAGGACGGCAAGATATAAGAGTTTTTGGGGAGGGGTTCGGGGAGCCCGAACAAAAAGGGGCTCCCCGAGAATTCTCCTAAAAATTATTATACCCTGCCGTCTTTGGAGGTCTGGTGTCATGGCTCTTCGCATAGGGTGGTTTTCTACCGGTCGTGATCCTGCGGCGCGCAATCTGCTTCAGACTGTGCATGTGGACATAACGGCCAATGGAATACCTGCATCCATAGACTGGATATT
It includes:
- a CDS encoding class I SAM-dependent rRNA methyltransferase produces the protein MITLKKNADRRIRRGHLWVFSNEVGHPPVSELEAGSIHELRDAGGEFLGMVYANPASLICARILSRRRVEIDALFFRTKIESALELRKRIFPSRDSYRVVFGEGDLLPGLIVDRYARYLAVQSLTAGIDGLMNEVLEALIEVLSPEGIYLRNDAPVRALEGLPLEKKLAHGSVPDMVTIASNGLKFLVDIPNGQKTGFYLDQESNRSLVRQYVFPGAHVLDLFCYTAAWGINAAASGADKVVALDSSRGALSLAVSNAALNGLDQNFYAIRESALEFLKKSRDTWDVIVLDPPAFIKSRSGFKEGQKGYIDINRRAMGKLNPGGVIITCSCSHHLTSQDFEELLLSASRQSGRDLRILEVRGQGPDHPILLSMPETRYLKVIAAQAL
- the serS gene encoding serine--tRNA ligase, which produces MLDIAFIRSNPDLIKEGIRKKRMKMDVDELLAVDDELRKLKAEAETLRADRNRLSKEIPNLKGDEKDRAVAQVKSIRQGLSEVEPNLREAEERFERLMLMVPNPPLPEVPEGESDDDNVEVRSFGKPAKFDFQPKDHLELAESLDIVDMARAVKFAGARMYFLKNEGALLEFALFKFTLDHLFSKGFQPMIVPQLVRREAMIGTGFFPLGEEDTFFVEKDNLYLIGTSEVSLVSYHMDEILNEKDLPKHYCGYSSCFRREAGSYGKDTRGFYRLHQFNKVEQVIICVNDPEVSRQEHMLLLNNAESIMQALGLPHRVALACTAEIGQGQVLKHEIETWMPSRQKYSETHSCSTLHEFQARRLKIRWRGKNGKTQFCHTLNNTAVASPRILIPILENFQNEDGSVTIPEVLRPLMNGMERIEPKKQ
- a CDS encoding peptide-binding protein yields the protein MKLKEIAILVTLAALCLTTGCGQAPQESKTTAGNQQTPPAAKKQYEPAYGDMIIRGSIGDASVLLPVLVSDSASGEITGLIYNGLVRYDKDIKLEGDLAEKWDISDDKLTIRFFLRKDVKWQDGTPFTSKDVEYTYKLIVDPKTPTAYATDFLKVKEFRVLDDYTVEVTYDKPYAPALGSWGQAMHPSHLLEGKDVTQSPLKRHPIGTGPYKFVEWKTGEKIILDSYHDYFEGRPYIDRVLTRTIPDLATMFLELKAGRVDQMGLTPLQYTRQTDSQLFKENFVKYKYLAFGYSYLGYNLQDWKFKDKKVRQALTTAINRESIVSGVLFGLGKVTDTPFKPDTMWYNHNVKKFPYDPEKAKQMFAEAGWKDTDGDGILDKDGKPFEFTILTNHGNDIRKNAATIIQNDLKKVGIKVHIRVIEWAAFLKNFINKRNFEATLLGWGIGIDPSQIDIWNSKKTGETQLNFITYQNPEVDQLLDDGAATYDPEERKKYYDKFQEIIAEDQPYTFLFVQDSLPVTSSRFHGIEPAAAGIMYNFIKWYVPKPLQKYHIEP
- a CDS encoding ABC transporter permease, yielding MGFYLLKRLLLMIPVLLGITIISFTVMKVAPGDPVSLITDLNPNMNEEAIKRIRAHYGLDEPMHVQYLKWLRNMLMLDFGRSFASDNRPVIDKILERIPITLLINALSMSLILIVAIPIGVMSAVKQDSFFDKGTTVFVFLGFAIPTFWLALLLMILFGVQLNWLPISGFRSLHYADLSFAGRILDIAKHLILPIFVSGFGGLAGYSRYMRSNMLEVIRQDYITTARAKGLDETTVIFKHALRNALLPVITLLGLSVPGLIGGSVIFETIFSIPGMGQLFYQSVMMRDYPTIMGILVIGAVLTLLGNLLADLFYSLADPRIRVSG
- a CDS encoding ABC transporter permease, coding for MTLLGDTLRRLAKNKMGMVGLFVVAALFFVAIFAGSLAPYAPDRIDTAHILAPPTWDHYMGTDMLGRDVLSRILYGSGVSLSVGFVAVGISTLIGVLLGSVSGYYGGLSDRVVMRFVDIMLCFPTFFLILAVIAFIGPSIWNIMVVIGVTSWMGVTRLVRAEFLSIRERDYVQAAIAQGAGDLRIIFLHILPNAMAPVLVAATLGVAAAVLVESSLSFLGIGVQPPDPSWGNMLTEGKDNIEIAWWLSVFPGVAIFITVMGYNLLGEAIRDSLDPRLRR